The nucleotide sequence ATACGAACATTCATACTTCAGCATTTCAGATGCATTTGAATCACAAGAAAAACTGGTGGTGCTGCTACATACCGATAGCCTTGCAACCTTGGCAAGCTTTTGCTTTACTTCTGGAGGCAAGCGTCTTTGAGCTGATGCCTGAACATTTGGGTCAGCCTCACTAATATCAATAGCTGGCGATTTGTCTGCAAGGAAAATTTCAAGTACCTACAGTTACTTCCGGCGCAACTACAGTCTACAGAGATATTCAAGGGGGCTGATATAATACTCACAATTAGCAGCAATCTTTTGGAGATCCCGAATGGCTCGCTCAAGCCTAGTGCCTTTAGGTTTGGTACCTGCACTCTCCCTGCCAGTGGTCAGGTGCtgaaaaatcaaaacaaaatgtgaCTTAGCATCCATCCCAGCCCAGTTTGATGGTTATTacttactccctccattcacaaatataagatgcttTGGATATTTCAGTATGGACTACATACAAACTGAAATGAGTGAACCAACACACTAAAATGCGTTTATATACATCCGAATCAGGAAAAAGTTAAAACATCTTATaatgtgaacggagggagtattttattatGCAAATGTGTTCTCTAGAACAGTAAATGGGATATAATTCTTACCATTGCTTGTGTAGGATAGGCAGCACCAGACACATCCATGCTAGAGAAGTCGTTCGTTCCAGCTATATCTTTGCGATATATTTTGCTGGTCGGATCTTCATTTTCCCCATTGTAAGTCTGTTTTTGTTGAAAATCAAGTTGTGTTGAAGGATCTTTATCCCTGTACACTGAAGCGTAGTCATATGTCTCACTGGTTGTtgacttattaccaaaatcagtagGCTGGAATGCCGGAGCTTTATACTTTTCTAGGTCTTTTAGCTCTTTTGAAGAGGAATATGACACATCCTTACTAGATATCTTTGTACGTTTTGTAGAATCAACACCTGTGGCAAAATCAGTCGATCTCCTTTTTAGGACTCCGGTTGTGCTGGGTTTAGTCTTCACTCCTCTGCTGCCTTCATGGTAATATTCACCATTGCCAGTAGCTACTTTTTTCAGACCGCTTGCTTTCCCAGACTTCAAATAATCACCTGTAGCACCCTGACTATTTTCAATACGATCAACTGACTGGTCTTTGCTTCTCCTTTTCTTTGGCGCGACATTTGCTGATGTACCAGGTTCACTGCAAAAGATGGTTGATGTAACATCCATGCTAACATATATGTAATGCATGTGCATAAGTAAAATTGTGTTGCtgccaatctaatctgctgattcAATAAAACTGGCTCAGAACATCCATGCTGCTACATATGAAAATTGCCCCCATATTATTACCTCGTTCTTTCATCCGTTGTTTGTGTTGTTCCAGCTAGGGCTGTAACCAACACAATCATGCTTTGCTTCAAGTTTGATCAGTACATTTAATTATTATAAGCTTGTCCTTAGATGCCACAGTTGTAACATGCTGTGTCCTTATTTCAGACAGCTCAAGATTGTATAGTTAATAGCTAAAGAAAAGGCACTAGCGATTGCAGCCAAAGTATTTTGTGATAAATCGAACAGTGGGGTAAATAGACATTGTATACAGACTAAATGGTGAAAGGTTGTTGCAATCAAACAGGTGGCCCCCATGCAATCCAGCaagatacaacaacaacaacaaagcctttagtcccaaacaagttggggtaggctagaggtgaaacccataagatctcgcaaccaactcatggctctggcacatggatagcaagcttccacgcacccctgcccatagctagctctttgtcgatactccaatccttcaggtctctcttaacggactcctcccatgtcaaaatcggtcgaccccgccctctcttgacattctccgcacgctttagccgtccgctatgcactggagcttctggaggcctgcgctgaatatgcccaaaccatctcaaacgatgttggacaagcttctcctcaattggtgctaccccaactctatctcgtatatcatcattccggactcgatccttcctcgtgtggccacacatccatctcaacatacgcatctccgccacacctaactgttgaacatgtcgccttttagtcggccaacactccgcaaTCCAGCAAGATATCATACTAAAAAGAACAGACATCAATTATGATGGCATGGATGTACTCTGCTAGCTCACAGAAGAAGTGACGGCATGAATTTTCTATTAAATAATAACAAAAAAAAATATTGAGGAACCTTACATCTGTTCCAATGTCCCTTTGTTAACAAAAAAACCAGTGTGCTTAGTCGTCAAATTATCAACTTCAAAATATTCATCCTGCAAGCATAAGAAACATGAAAAGCTGACAACAATCAGTGACAATTCTTTCTCGATGCATATAATGAATTAGCAATGAAGAAAAAATGTTTCAACATGTCAACGTACTAGGATAAGTTCTATAAGCCTGCCTACCATGAGGTAAACTGAGTCGGTGTAAGTAATTAGACAAAGAATTATCTAATATGCTGCGAATATTCAGTGCAATCGTTTCAAGACATACAAGTTGCATTATATGTATACACTAAACAAAGAATGAACTACTACTGCAATGCAGAAAGGGCCATGACGTTGTCAAatcaaattaataaaaaatattttgcTTTCATCCTAGCACTAAACTAAGAGTTCAGGCAGATACAACAGATAGCAAAAACGGAGTGCACAATGACGGTGAAGATGAGAATCGGATCGACATCGTCAGTAAGCAAAGAGTTTGTTATATTAGCAATGTTATATCATCTCTGCATGATTACACCACAATATACACAGCAAGTAGAAGTTTATTAGTGCAGTGCACATCAATGAGATCAGCGAAGAATCATCAATAAAAGAGGGCTAAGTAGAATTGAGAAACCGACCAATTCAGCATCATCAATAAAAGAATCATCAGTGTCATATTGATCGTCGTCCGGTACATCATCAAGATCTTCTTCATCGCTGCTATGTTTACCCTGGCAATTTGAATAGAGTCAGAACTCGGTGCATGGGCAATATGGAGTCAAATAATGTCATCATTCGTTACCATGTAAAGGCGCTCGATTTTCTCGATAACGGCATTAAACCGATTTGGCTGCGCTGGATCCTCTGGGTCATTTTCTGCAGGGAGTGCCTGATTTGAATAGTATAATAAACTAGATGTTAAACACACAGAGCACTCCTCAAATGTTCAGCATACACTATGTGAAACCAAAATGCTTGGCGAAGAGCAATGTATGTGGGAATGATAAGGTTGGCATAACCAACTACATGAACTACAAAGACAGTAGGAAATGACACTGAACTACTGAAATATGGCACAGTTTGCTTCTAGTGCAACGCCCTTACAACTACTTGGTCAGGGAAAACGAGAACATAGATGCAATTATGCATCTAATTGCAGAGCAAACCTGAGCAGCAAACTATCACACCCAAATCAAACGACAGACAGACAACACCCAAAGCAGGAGCACTGCTTACCGCAGCAGGCGGGCCCGGTTGTGCGGCAACTGCAGGCTCCGCGGGCACCACTGCCAGCGGCTGCAACGGTGGGGCCGCCGCGTGCCCGGCCTCCTTCAGCAGCTTCTTCCACGACACGATGGTGGTCTCCCCGGCCCGGAGCTCCACGGAGAACACCTGCCTGCGGCACCCCGCCGCTGCTCCCGCAACCGCGGCGGCAGGCGCCTGCTGCGCGGCGAGAGGCTGCGGGGCCGCGGCAGcggagggcgcggcggccggaACCCTAGCGACGGCGggtgcggcggaggaggaggagggggcagggACGGGGCCTTCCATCGCGACGCGAGGAGGCGGGGACGGTGTCGGGAGGTCACAGCATTAGATCGAGaggcggcgacggctagggttttggAGGGCCGGGTGCCACGGGGCGGAGGAGCGAGGAGCAGAGGGAGACGAGAGCGCCCACGGTTTCGCGTGGGGAGAGGATTAAAGGAGGCGAGAAGCCGAGGAGGCCCTCTGATTCGGTCGGGGAGAAGGCGGCGGGTGGCGCGGGGATGGGAGCGAATGCGGGACGGCGGGGTGGGGCGTGGGATAACCGCCGGGTTGTGTagctttctcgtcgccgttggctcgTGCCCTCGCCGCCGTTTAGCTCGTGGTTTTGGAGGAGGGTGCCGCGCGTGGGCTTTGGACCTATTTTTCCTTCCTTGACCTGCTTTAGGTTCTGACTTACGGTATCCCCCCACGGTCCACACTTGTCTTTGCTGTATATTTAAAGTTGAACCGGCCCATGGTTTTGGGCCAATATTTCTAGCCCATACTAGCCTTGTTTAAGGAACCTTTTTCGTCTTCTCAAAAAAAAGGAACCTTTTTCGTGGTCAAGGATAGATATGACCTTGCTCTCAACAAAAAAAAGGGTAGATTTGACCTTCCACCCCTCGAAAAAGGATAAATTTAACGTACAAGAAACCTGCAAACGAAATGCTTCAAAACGGTCTAGACGAGGTCTAGCACACCTCAATGATTTTTAAACCCAGTTGTGACACAACATCACAATAGTTTTACATAATCCCTTATTTTTACTCTCTTTTCCGTGTTTCTTTGCTAGGTCCAACGGGACATGAGGAAAGTAGTGAGGGGTGTGTGAGACTGGATAGAGATGACCAAATATGTCAAGCCAGGTCATAGTGCCCTTCCCGATGCATTCTACCATAGAGCCAACGATAGACAACCCCCCCCCCTTCGAACATTGCTTACAACTTTCATCGTATTGTGTTCTCCGGACAAAAGGTGTTCAGTTGGAATCTCGTTATAAGGATTCTTGTGATTTCGGGGAATTCAACCATGGGAGAACCAGGAACAGGGAGCCCCACCCTTTTCTGACTGACTCAATTCATGGTCATGAATAACATGACGAAGCCTCATCCACCCACTATATCCTTACCCACCTCATACACCAGCAAGTTACCTCATCATCTTGGTACTATTACTATGAACCCGATGCTTTAATGCCATTATGGTATACCATGTATCAACATTTCCATCGGCCCTTTCATTGTTGTCTCCATATGGAAACGGGAGTTGTTGGAAAGTCTTGTTGCTTTAACTATCAAATATGCGGTGATGTGTCGTTCATCTTAGAGTTAGGAATTACTCATTGAAAACAAATAGCCAAATGGATGGATATAATCCACCTAAACCGGTTTGTGTTTTAGCCCAAGGATACTAGGAGTAACCGATTTGATCTACTCGAGTTGAATCGACAAAATAGAGTTGGGGTTGAGGCCACAATTCTTCATGAAATGTAATTATAATTAATAAAATCATGACCAACGACCTTTAACTGAAATCACAATTCCAGTCCTCAACTCCAAACTCAATTATGAAATTCCGAATGGGAGCAACATACTTTGAGCTACCATTCTAAGACATTCTATATTTTGTCTTGGTCATTGAGATTGTGGCTAATTTAGAGGAATGTTTAGGGATAGATAGTAATGATTGAAGTTTTTCTACTTGGAAATATCGATTCAATTTTTTTCTGTTTGGAATCATCTTAGGCCTAATTCCTATTACTTTAACAGGATTATTTGTGACTGCGTTTTTGCAAGACAGACGTGGGGGTCAATTGGATGGTTTAGTGTTTTGATGATCCAATTTTATTTACTGGAACTTCTGAATGTATCACACACACTCACATTGGGCATAACTGCATAACCTTCTTTTGGGAAAAAAATAAACCACACACTTAGCTCGGAGTCCAACAAGCAATAAAAAAAGATTAGACAAATGGGACTATCACAATCTTCTGTAATGTCAAGCATAGCTATACCCAAACGAGTGGACAAAACTCAACATTGACTAAAGCCACACATGCTTTAAACTAAAGTTATACACAAACAACGAGCAACTATTAATACTTACACACTTTAAACACACATAAAGCAACAGAAGGCACTAAAAAAAGATAAATGAATAACCGCAAGCACATGTCTCATCTCATAAGCAAAGAAAGCACTCACATATTAATACTTGAAATTCACTTGTAAGTGGATATTCATATTTAAAAGGCCGGGTTATCCGGCTAGGAAAAACGAATTATAGTAATGCCATAACCTATATTGTCTATCATACTCGGATTCAAACCGCTTTGTGTTGGATGTTAAAAATCTCTTACTGTGCATTCTACAAAATTTCGATTTGGAAATAGTTTCAGCCAAAAAAATTCCTAACCACTTTTAACCCTTGTACAGAGAAAGAGACATGGGGAAACACCTACAACTTGTTTTCATCCCCTAACACTAGACGACTAGGGCAAACTCTCCCCTCCTGATTTCACCGACGATTCCGTGGATTCGGCTCCCCTCTGCCTGCTGCTCTGGCGGTCGGTAGCCGGGAGAGGAATCACGGTGCCTCCACTCCATTTAGTAGTTTCGGTTAGGGTTTTTGAGCCTCGCAGGTTCGTCGCTCGGACGGATGACGGTacttcttcttcgagtttgtctgTCTAGACATAGTTGACATAGCTTCGGCATAGATTCTTGCCGTCTTCTTGGGACAGTGAGTTTATAATTTATTGTATGTGGTGAGATTTGGTGTCAGGTGTTTTAGATCTGTGCAAGGGTTCGATGTTGACGACTGCAGCTCCAAGGCACTGGCCCTTAAGGGTACGTGCACAAAGACTTTCTGGATGTCATCGATAAGGTAAGCCGGGTCCGATAGGCGGCGGTAGCTACGCGTTGGCGGCTCGCTCTGACGGCAATAGTGATCGTTCGATGG is from Triticum aestivum cultivar Chinese Spring chromosome 3A, IWGSC CS RefSeq v2.1, whole genome shotgun sequence and encodes:
- the LOC123062942 gene encoding ubinuclein-1 isoform X1, encoding MEGPVPAPSSSSAAPAVARVPAAAPSAAAAPQPLAAQQAPAAAVAGAAAGCRRQVFSVELRAGETTIVSWKKLLKEAGHAAAPPLQPLAVVPAEPAVAAQPGPPAAALPAENDPEDPAQPNRFNAVIEKIERLYMGKHSSDEEDLDDVPDDDQYDTDDSFIDDAELDEYFEVDNLTTKHTGFFVNKGTLEQIEPGTSANVAPKKRRSKDQSVDRIENSQGATGDYLKSGKASGLKKVATGNGEYYHEGSRGVKTKPSTTGVLKRRSTDFATGVDSTKRTKISSKDVSYSSSKELKDLEKYKAPAFQPTDFGNKSTTSETYDYASVYRDKDPSTQLDFQQKQTYNGENEDPTSKIYRKDIAGTNDFSSMDVSGAAYPTQAMHLTTGRESAGTKPKGTRLERAIRDLQKIAANYKSPAIDISEADPNVQASAQRRLPPEVKQKLAKVARLSTNHGKVQENELMDRLMGIVGHLVVRRTLKRNMKELVKSGLSAKQEKAGRLQQVKMEINEMVKASMAAKAKVNEQQDGSADDFQTVTDERRDLKGKSAMDSALEDRICDLYDLYVEGMDEDKGPQSRKLYVELAELWPQGYMDKFGIKDAISRSKERKGTLHNQQKVQNEEKLKRKRLAAAAKLPDSYPVVTQSTAAVQVAHPSMSNPVTTYPVTDYGQNQVPKSLERVRETSSSAIADESSKNAGDMKKKKRKSDPDVVDTQANIVTMPTVLGLPFYDQQPS
- the LOC123062942 gene encoding ubinuclein-1 isoform X2; its protein translation is MEGPVPAPSSSSAAPAVARVPAAAPSAAAAPQPLAAQQAPAAAVAGAAAGCRRQVFSVELRAGETTIVSWKKLLKEAGHAAAPPLQPLAVVPAEPAVAAQPGPPAAALPAENDPEDPAQPNRFNAVIEKIERLYMGKHSSDEEDLDDVPDDDQYDTDDSFIDDAELDEYFEVDNLTTKHTGFFVNKGTLEQIEPGTSANVAPKKRRSKDQSVDRIENSQGATGDYLKSGKASGLKKVATGNGEYYHEGSRGVKTKPSTTGVLKRRSTDFATVYRDKDPSTQLDFQQKQTYNGENEDPTSKIYRKDIAGTNDFSSMDVSGAAYPTQAMHLTTGRESAGTKPKGTRLERAIRDLQKIAANYKSPAIDISEADPNVQASAQRRLPPEVKQKLAKVARLSTNHGKVQENELMDRLMGIVGHLVVRRTLKRNMKELVKSGLSAKQEKAGRLQQVKMEINEMVKASMAAKAKVNEQQDGSADDFQTVTDERRDLKGKSAMDSALEDRICDLYDLYVEGMDEDKGPQSRKLYVELAELWPQGYMDKFGIKDAISRSKERKGTLHNQQKVQNEEKLKRKRLAAAAKLPDSYPVVTQSTAAVQVAHPSMSNPVTTYPVTDYGQNQVPKSLERVRETSSSAIADESSKNAGDMKKKKRKSDPDVVDTQANIVTMPTVLGLPFYDQQPS